A single window of Nicotiana sylvestris chromosome 3, ASM39365v2, whole genome shotgun sequence DNA harbors:
- the LOC104230455 gene encoding sec-independent protein translocase protein TATB, chloroplastic isoform X6 produces the protein MTLMASAISAPTASSSLSSFTNRRLSLTALSNSSILAPKVQLLKWIPYSGLTPFSSWNGLKQLSISKSQYSVQIVIVFTGRSRKHKGKGVYASLFGVGAPEALVIGVVALLVFGPKGLAEVARNLGKTLREFQPTIRELQEVSRDFKSTLEREIGLDDIKGSGQDTIKSSTTSRQEVDPNGSPLPSIASSSEEDMERLLRIAEAEKQAEKDLASLLESQSESQTVSQVADNSSSAYSTEDYLKITEEQLKAAAQQQNETSIPEQSSFNAQSLSQDGAYSTEEVSKITELQPSSPQQSLSNAQSQSEETLKEAASAIPSSQKPESET, from the exons ATGACCCTCATGGCTTCTGCAATCTCTGCTCCTACTGCTTCTTCTTCACTATCATCATTCACTAACAGAAGACTTTCTTTGACTGCCCTTTCAAATTCTTCCATTTTAGCTCCCAAAGTTCAGTTGTTGAAGTGGATTCCTTACTCGGGTCTCACCCCTTTCTCTTCTTGGAATGGACTGAAGCAACTCTCCATTTCAAAATCTCAATATTCAGTACAAATTG TGATTGTGTTTACAGGAAGAAGTAGAAAACATAAAGGGAAAGGTGTTTATGCATCTCTGTTTGGTGTTGGTGCACCTGAGGCACTAGTAATTGGGGTTGTGGCCTTGCTTGTGTTTGGCCCTAAAGGTCTTGCCGAG GTTGCTCGTAACCTGGGGAAAACTTTGCGTGAATTTCAACCTACTATCAGAGAACTTCAG GAAGTTTCAAGGGACTTCAAGAGCACACTTGAGCGAGAGATTGGACTTGATGACATTAAAGGTTCAGGCCAAGACACAATTAAGTCTAGCACAACTTCAAGACAGGAGGTTGATCCCA ATGGTTCTCCATTGCCAAGCATAGCTTCCTCAAGTGAGGAGGACATGGAAAGGCTGCTGAGAATCGCTGAGGCTGAAAAACAAGCTGAGAAAGACCTTGCATCCTTACTTGAAAGTCAGTCTGAATCCCAAACTGTGTCGCAAG TAGCAGATAATTCTTCTTCAGCATACTCAACTGAAGATTACTTGAAGATCACCGAGGAGCAGCTAAAAGCAGCTGCTCAGCAGCAGAATGAGACATCTATTCCCGAGCAAAGCTCCTTCAACGCCCAAAGCCTGTCGCAAG ATGGAGCATATTCAACTGAAGAGGTTTCGAAGATCACTGAGCTGCAGCCATCTTCTCCCCAGCAAAGCCTCTCCAATGCCCAAAGCCAGTCGGAAG AAACTCTGAAAGAAGCTGCCTCGGCAATCCCTTCTTCCCAGAAGCCTGAGAGTGAGACATAG
- the LOC104230455 gene encoding sec-independent protein translocase protein TATB, chloroplastic isoform X9 — MTLMASAISAPTASSSLSSFTNRRLSLTALSNSSILAPKVQLLKWIPYSGLTPFSSWNGLKQLSISKSQYSVQIVIVFTGRSRKHKGKGVYASLFGVGAPEALVIGVVALLVFGPKGLAEVARNLGKTLREFQPTIRELQEVSRDFKSTLEREIGLDDIKGSGQDTIKSSTTSRQEVDPNGSPLPSIASSSEEDMERLLRIAEAEKQAEKDLASLLESQSESQTVSQDNSSSAYSTEDYLKITEEQLKAAAQQQNETSIPEQSSFNAQSLSQDGAYSTEEVSKITELQPSSPQQSLSNAQSQSEETLKEAASAIPSSQKPESET; from the exons ATGACCCTCATGGCTTCTGCAATCTCTGCTCCTACTGCTTCTTCTTCACTATCATCATTCACTAACAGAAGACTTTCTTTGACTGCCCTTTCAAATTCTTCCATTTTAGCTCCCAAAGTTCAGTTGTTGAAGTGGATTCCTTACTCGGGTCTCACCCCTTTCTCTTCTTGGAATGGACTGAAGCAACTCTCCATTTCAAAATCTCAATATTCAGTACAAATTG TGATTGTGTTTACAGGAAGAAGTAGAAAACATAAAGGGAAAGGTGTTTATGCATCTCTGTTTGGTGTTGGTGCACCTGAGGCACTAGTAATTGGGGTTGTGGCCTTGCTTGTGTTTGGCCCTAAAGGTCTTGCCGAG GTTGCTCGTAACCTGGGGAAAACTTTGCGTGAATTTCAACCTACTATCAGAGAACTTCAG GAAGTTTCAAGGGACTTCAAGAGCACACTTGAGCGAGAGATTGGACTTGATGACATTAAAGGTTCAGGCCAAGACACAATTAAGTCTAGCACAACTTCAAGACAGGAGGTTGATCCCA ATGGTTCTCCATTGCCAAGCATAGCTTCCTCAAGTGAGGAGGACATGGAAAGGCTGCTGAGAATCGCTGAGGCTGAAAAACAAGCTGAGAAAGACCTTGCATCCTTACTTGAAAGTCAGTCTGAATCCCAAACTGTGTCGCAAG ATAATTCTTCTTCAGCATACTCAACTGAAGATTACTTGAAGATCACCGAGGAGCAGCTAAAAGCAGCTGCTCAGCAGCAGAATGAGACATCTATTCCCGAGCAAAGCTCCTTCAACGCCCAAAGCCTGTCGCAAG ATGGAGCATATTCAACTGAAGAGGTTTCGAAGATCACTGAGCTGCAGCCATCTTCTCCCCAGCAAAGCCTCTCCAATGCCCAAAGCCAGTCGGAAG AAACTCTGAAAGAAGCTGCCTCGGCAATCCCTTCTTCCCAGAAGCCTGAGAGTGAGACATAG